The Planctomicrobium piriforme genome contains the following window.
GTATCCGACATCTCACCGCTGCTCGCGGCGTCTGCACGCTGATGGCGATGCACGATTTGAATCTGGCCGCCCGTTATGCCGACCACGTTCTGGTTCTGAGGGAAGGGACGCCCTACGCCAATGGAACTCCTGCTCAGGTGCTGACAGAGACCATGCTTGAGGAGGTTTATCAAGTGGCCGCTCAGGTGACCCTCGGTGCGAACGGGCATCCTTCAATCGTGATTCAAGGTCCAAGCGATGAGAGCGGCGAAATTTGATTGCCGGGATGACTGCCGAATTCCATGATCTACAAATTCTATCTGTATTCGATCTTCAAGAACCTGCGGTTCGCGGACCCCTTTCTCGTGATTTACTTCATGGATCTGGGACTGTCGTATGCAGTCATCGGCTTGCTCCTGGGATTGCAGCATCTGTCGACGGTGTTGCTGGAATTTCCCTCGGGGATTCTGGCGGACGGCTGGGGACGCTGTCGGGCCACCAGCTTGTGTTTCGTTTTCTATGGGTTGTCATTCGCTGGTTTCGCCATGACGGGGCGCTGGCCTGATGTGCCTGTGGTTTATTGGCTCGGCGTGTGCCTGGCGTTTTTTGCACTGGCGGAAGCTCTCAGAACTGGCAGCCATAAGGCCATCATGCTCGACTACCTCGATTCGATCGATCACTCGAATCGTGCGACGTGGCTGATCGGGCGGACCCGGGCGGTGTCGAAATACACCTCGGCAACCGCTGCGATCAGCGGCGGGATCATTCTCTCGTGGACCGGTCACTATGCCGTGCTGTTCGCACTCTCGGCCGTCGCGGCCCTGTGCGGATGCATTTTACTGCTGACCTATCCGCGGGAACTGGAGGGAAATGCATGGCGGGCACGGCAGCAGCCTGCAACGAGCGCCGAGGCCGTTCCCTATCAATCGCTCCGTCTCATGTGGCGACATCCTGAATTCTGGCCTCTCTTTCTTCAATCCGTCCTGTTTGAGAGCCAGCTCAAGATTGTCCTCAAATACTTCACGCAGGCGTTTCTCAAGACGGGGCTGGCGATCCTGGGAATTGCGGTGATCGCTCCCGCCGGTGCGACAGGCATCGAGCGACTCGGGGCGTTCGGAGTGGGCCTCAATGAATTTGTACGAGACGCGCTGGGAGGTCTGGGAGCCCGCGGCAGCGCCAACTTCGAACGGCGCTGTCTCACTTCCGTCACTGCCCTGAATCGCATTTATTTCGCCAGCTTGATCGTGATCGTGGGACTGGCGCTGTGTTCGTTGTCGCTGCAGTGGGGACTGATTCCCGGCGTCGTGCTGATCTC
Protein-coding sequences here:
- a CDS encoding MFS transporter; translated protein: MIYKFYLYSIFKNLRFADPFLVIYFMDLGLSYAVIGLLLGLQHLSTVLLEFPSGILADGWGRCRATSLCFVFYGLSFAGFAMTGRWPDVPVVYWLGVCLAFFALAEALRTGSHKAIMLDYLDSIDHSNRATWLIGRTRAVSKYTSATAAISGGIILSWTGHYAVLFALSAVAALCGCILLLTYPRELEGNAWRARQQPATSAEAVPYQSLRLMWRHPEFWPLFLQSVLFESQLKIVLKYFTQAFLKTGLAILGIAVIAPAGATGIERLGAFGVGLNEFVRDALGGLGARGSANFERRCLTSVTALNRIYFASLIVIVGLALCSLSLQWGLIPGVVLISLLTVLQNLRRPIFVSALNTRMEKSQRASVLSFESVCRASTIACLLPAFGWLADHYGLIAVWGFASLMLLLGGFIRLNPESARSSQALSVTVAASTVVEHSA